The Spiroplasma corruscae DNA window TATTTACATACAAGTTATATTTTAACAAAAAAAAGCAAACTATAAAAAGTTTGCAATATATTTCTTAAATGGCGGATTGAGAGAGACTCGAACTCTCGCGCCAGTTGCCCGGCCTAACACCTTAGCAGGGTGCCCTCTTCACCAACTTGAGTATCAATCCATACAAAAAAATTATAGCAAAATAATACATTGTTTTATAATGTTTTTAAATTTAATTATTTATACCTATTTATAATAAGTGATTATGCACAAGTATAATTTTACTTGGAGGTAATCATATGAAAGGAATTAGTTTAGACATAATGAATCAAATGAAATTAAACGTAATTTGTGACTTATCAAATAAAGTAAATGATATTAACACCAACGTCAGACACTTGGTTGATCTAAAAGACATATATGTCGTAAACTTGAGGAGTATAAAACTATTGGACCTAAGGCTTTTATTCATAAAACAATGGTAAAACAACAAAAAATAAAATAAGTCAAAGTACTAAAGATTAAATTATAAAACTTTTTAAAGAAAAGTATTTTGACTTTATCATGTTTGATTACTGAGAAAAATATTGAAAAAAAAGTGTGTTATTCAACATTAAGAAATATAATAAAGAAAATAACGAAATCATTTTTACAATGCACAAAAAGAAAAAAAGAGTAATCAAATTAAGAAATAGGTACTTAAATTTAATGAATGATATTCCAAATAAAAAAATACCCCTTATACCTATCTTGAAACACACACATCAATCTCAAAAAAGAGAACAAAACTTTATTGGTGTTGTTTTGAAGCCAATGCCTCAAACCATGAGTGAGTAAAGGGTTTTTAAACACATTTGCACATTGTAATTGATAAATCTACCAAAAAAATATAGCAGGTTATTTTAGTGAGCAGGAAACTACAGAGAGTTATTATCAAATATATAAAGAAGCTTTTATTAAATATAATATTCCAGTGAAAAATGTAACAAATAATAGAAATGTATTTAGCTCTAAAATAAATAGAGACTCTGAAGGCTATTCAGAGTTCGTACTCAATTGCAGTTTATTTTTCATTCTTTAAAAATTGCAATAAAACCAACTTCAATGCCACAAGAAAAAGCTTTGGTTAAACGTACTTTTGGCACACTTCAAAAAAGATGACCACAAATAATTAGAATAAAAAACATTAAAGCAAATTAAGAGCTGAATGTATATCTTCCAATACTAATTCAAGAATATAATGAATAATTTTTAACTCCTATTAATTATTCTAAATAAGTTATTTGAAAATTCAGAAAATCCTAACATTATTTTCTCATATAGATCAACAAGAATTGTTAATAATGGTTCAAGCATAAATTTTGTTAATAAAAAATGATTTGTATGTTTTGGGTTTGAATCATTATATTTAAAACCGAGAACAAAAGTAATTATTATTAAAACACAAGATGATAAATAATATTCTTCAATTGGAAATGATGTTTATAACCTTATTGACACTGAAAACCTTAGAATCCCTGAGAATAAATTTACTATTGATAAAGAAGATTATACTAAGATGCAACTTCCAAAAATGGAGAGCCCATCAAAATATAGTAATTGATACTTTTTCAGTAACAAAAAAAATACAAGAAGTGTATATTAAATTCTTGTATTTAGTTACATAATCGCTTACAATTTAAACATATTGATTACTATAGTTATCGTTCGATAAAGTAATAGACTATCCAATATATTTTACTCATTAATACTTAAAGAATCTTTCTTCTTATTCTTTATATTTTGTTAGCATATGTTTTATTAACAAAAGTACAGTTAATTATAAGCCGGCCAACTTAGCCTCGATTTATACATTTAATTATTCAATTTTTTTTAAATATAATGTCTTTTTTATCCAAATAAAACTAAAGAAGTCCCTAATTTTAAGAAATTTATTATTTTTTGTCTTTTGCTACTAATGATTTATTTATTAATAATTTTGATACATATTTATTTCATTTCGAAAATTAATCATTTAAATAATGATATTGATTGCCAATATTAACTATAATAATCAAATAACCTTCTCTAATAAAATAATTAATTACTCTTCTTAGAGAAGGTTATTTAAAAATATTAAATTATCTACACACAACAAATAGAACACGGACAACAGCAACATGCTCCACCTGGGATTAAATCGTAACTAAATACAGATGCACTGTATGCAGTTTTATTAGTCATCATTTTAATATTTTCCATCAACATATAAATCATCTCTTTTCATTTATGAATATTTATATATAAAATTTTTATTTACAATTAATTTATATATTATTGTCATTTAAATAATTTAATTGATAGAAATAAAAATACTAATAAATATATTAAGGTGATAATGTAAGTGTATCAAATTTCATTTGTACTTATTCCATTTGATAAATAAGTAAGTAAAAGAACTCCACTACCTGTTGGTATAAAAATTTGTATTCATTTATATCAATCAGGAAATAGATAGGTTGGAATTGATGCACCTGATAAAAATATCATTATATAAAATACAAAAATAGTTATAAATGTATTTGTGCTTGATGTCTTACTTATATTAGCTAAACAAATAGCTATAAAAAAATTTATTATAAAGATTACAAGAGGTACAATTATTAAAAATAGAAAATTTATAAAACTCAAACTCAAACCAAAACCAAAATATGCTATTATAAACATTAATAAAAAATCACATATAAATACTATGTAGTTTCATAATCCTAAACCTATCATGTATTTGAAAATACTTATATTAGTTATTGATATTTGTTTAAGTCTTTTTTCTAATCTATCTCTACAAAGAGTTATTGATATTGTTGAGATTGTAAATGTTGTTGCAACTAAAATAATTAATCCTGGAAAAACAAAATTTATGACTTTTATGTTTGATTCTCCTATTGAATATTTACCTCAAACAAAACCATCTATAAGTATTCACATTATAGGAAAAAAAATTCCGAAGAATATAGTTCAAGGGTTTTTTATAAATTTGAAAAATTCTAACCTAAATATTGCTATCATTATTAATTATCTCCTCTTTAATTAAATCTATTAATTTGTTTTTATTATTTAAAATATCAATATCTTTTTCAATAACTCCATCTTTTAAAAATAAAACTCTATCACATAAAGAACTTACTTCTTCAATATCATGAGAGACTAAAATTAATGTACACTTTTTTTCATTTATATATTTTTGAACTAACTCTACAATTTTATTTCTTCAAATATAATCAAGAGACGTCGTTAATTCATCCAACAATAATAATGATGGCTCATTAATTAATGTTATTAAAAATTTAAACTTTTGTTTTTGCCCTCCTGATAGTTTAGAAAACTTATACTTGGCTACTTTATCTAGTTCAAAATCCTTTAATAAATGATATAAATCTTTTTTTACTCCAAAAGCATAAGAATAAAATTTAATTAATTGATATAAATTTAATTCACTGTCAAAGGAACCATCTTGAAAAGTTGCATTTCTTTTTATTTTTTCGTTTTTATATTTAATAGTGCCAGAAGAAGGTTTTATGACTTTTAATATTAATTCCCCAAGAGTTGTTTTACCACTTCCGTTAAGACCCATTATTGCAATACGTTCCCCTTCTTTTATTTTAAGATCTATAGATTTTAAAATAGTTTTTTTACCATACTTTTTGGACATATCTGATACTTTTATCAATTTTAATCAACCTTTCTAGTTTAGAATTTAAAAATATTGTAAAACAAGCTGTTAATATTGTAGTTATGGTTTCAAGAAAAACATTTTTTGTAATTAAAAATCCGACCATATATAAGATAAAATTTAATAAATTATTTAATGTTGTTTCCTTAATTTTGAAAATACATAATTACTTATAATTGAAGTAGTCATATAAATTATAAAAGATATTTTAATAACTACTCATAATCTTAAATTTGTATTTAGTATTAAAATTATTGGTAATAATCCTATAAAACATAAAATATAATTTACGTGAATAAATGTTTTAAATCACATAAACCAAGAGATAAACTTGTTGAAACAAGTTGACTTTTCTCAATCATTTCACCCACTTCAATAATTACATATAAGCATCCATTATCACCATTTCTGATTTATTAATATATGATTTATAAATATAGAAAATAAATATGCTAAAATTATTTAAGTCTATATTGTCCGTTGATGCTAATTTACTTATATCGTAATTTTTATTATGCTATAACATCTTAATAGAGTGG harbors:
- a CDS encoding ABC transporter permease, with translation MIAIFRLEFFKFIKNPWTIFFGIFFPIMWILIDGFVWGKYSIGESNIKVINFVFPGLIILVATTFTISTISITLCRDRLEKRLKQISITNISIFKYMIGLGLWNYIVFICDFLLMFIIAYFGFGLSLSFINFLFLIIVPLVIFIINFFIAICLANISKTSSTNTFITIFVFYIMIFLSGASIPTYLFPDWYKWIQIFIPTGSGVLLLTYLSNGISTNEIWYTYIITLIYLLVFLFLSIKLFKWQ
- a CDS encoding ATP-binding cassette domain-containing protein, whose protein sequence is MIKVSDMSKKYGKKTILKSIDLKIKEGERIAIMGLNGSGKTTLGELILKVIKPSSGTIKYKNEKIKRNATFQDGSFDSELNLYQLIKFYSYAFGVKKDLYHLLKDFELDKVAKYKFSKLSGGQKQKFKFLITLINEPSLLLLDELTTSLDYIWRNKIVELVQKYINEKKCTLILVSHDIEEVSSLCDRVLFLKDGVIEKDIDILNNKNKLIDLIKEEIINNDSNI